The genome window CGGAGCGGCGGCCGTTGGTGCGGACCTCGATCGAGACGACCGCGGGTGCGACCTTGTCGACGACCGCGGTCACGGTCGTGGAGTAGCCGTCGACCGGCTCGTCGACGGCGTTGAGCGGGAGAACCTGGGGCATGGTGCGTGCCTAAGACCGGAGGCGGCGCCAGGCCGGTTTCAGGCCAGGTATGACGGAACCGCGGGCTGGGCAAGAGAGCTCTCGGAAAGGTGGTGGACATGAAAAGCATTCTTACCGGCGCCCTTGCGGCGTTGACGCTCATCGCGGCGTCGTTCGGTCCCGCCGTCGCGCAGCCGTATCCGCCCGGCTCGTACCAAGCCTCGTGCACGGGGATCCACGTCCGCAACGGCCTGCTGGTGGCGCACTGTACGGCCGCCAACGGCGCCGTCGTGCGCAGCACCATCCCGCTCGGACGCTGCGGCGGCGGACCCGTCGCCAACAACAACGGCCGGCTGGTCTGCGGCGGCGGCGCGGTGGGCTACGTCCCGCCGGGCTCGTATCAGCAGAGCTGCCAGAACGCGCACATGGAGAACGGCTTGCTGGTCGCGATGTGCAACCGCGCCGGCGGGGGCCTACGGCGCTCGCAGATCGACCCGCGGCGCTGCCGCGGCGCGAACATCGTCAACAGCAACGGACGTCTAGTCTGCGGCTGATCGTCCGACGCCGCTGAGACCGGAGTCGGCGCCAGTCCGGTGCCGGCGGCGTACCATACGCGGGTGAGCCGACCGCTCGGCACCCTCGCGGCGCTGTTCTACATCTTCCTCTGGGCGTCGGCGTACGTGCCGAGCAAGGTCGGCGTCCTGGGCTCCTCGCCGCTGTGGTTCTTGGTCGTGCGCTTCGCGACGGCCGGTTCGCTCGCGGTCCTGCTGGCGCTGGCGCTGCGCGCGCCGTTCCCGCGGACCCGACGCGCCTGGCTGACGGTGGTCGTCTTGGGGGTGCTCGGCAACGCGATCTACCTGGGCTGCACGTACGAAGCGCTGCGCCACCTGGCTTCAGGCCTCGGCGCGATCGTCGCTTCGACGAACCCGCTCGTACTGGCGCTGGTCGCGCCGTGGGCGCTGCGCGAGCCGCTCTCGGTCGGGAAAGTCGCGGGACTGGTGCTCGGATTCGGCGGCGTGCTGGCCATCGTGCTGGTGCGGGCCGGCAGCGGGACGGCCGAGCCGCGCGACGTCGCGCTGGCGTTCGTCGGCGTGCTGGCCAGCGTCGCGGCGACGATCGTCTACAAGCGCTGGACGACCGCGCTCGACCTGCGCGCCGTCACCGGTCTACAGCTGCTGGCGGCCGGCGTCGTCGTCCTACCGCTGGCGGTGCTGACCGAGGGCGCGCCGCATGCGCACTGGTCCTGGCAGCTGATCGTCTCGTTCGTCTACGTCGTGCTGGTGATGTCGATCGGCGCCTCGCTGCTGTGGTTCTGGCTGCTCACCCACGGCGAGGCGTCGCGTGTAAGCGCCTACTACTTCTTGACCCCGGTCTTCGGCCTGGCGCTCTCGGCGCTGCTGCTGCACGAACCGGTCTACTGGCGCGACCTGATCGGCCTGCTGGCCGTGGCTGCCGGCATCACCCTGGTGCAGCGCTCGGTTCCCGGGGCGACCCGGTCGTAAGAGGCGCCGAATCTGGGTACGATTTCGAACAACGTGACCGTGGCCTCCGGGCTCGCCACTGATGCCATCCAGCGCCGCCTGGCGATGCTGGTGCGCGCCGGGGAGCTCTTTCATCGCTCCCTCGATCTCGACGAGACGCTCTCCAACGTGGCGCATACCGCGGTCGAGTCGTTCGCGGAACTGTGCCTGTTCGATCTGATCGACGAGAAGACGGGCCGCCTCTACGTCAGCGTCGGCGCCCACCGCGACCCCGAGATCGAGTCCTCGCTCAAGGCGATGGTGACGCCTCTCTTGCAGTCGGAGACGCGCGGCGTTCATCCGGCGCGCTACGTCGCGAGCACCGGCGACTCGTTCTTCGTCCCCGTCTTCGACGAGCGCACGTTGCTCGAGCACGCCTCGTCCGATCCGCACGAAGCCTTCATGCGGCTGATGGGCTATCGTTCGAAGATCGTCGTGCCGGTCGTCGCCGAAGAAGCGATCTTCGGTGCGCTCACGTTCGTACGCACCGACTGCACCGATCCGTTCGAAGTGGGCGACCTGGAAGCGGCGCAGGAGTTGGGGCGCCGTGCGGGGCTGGCCGTCGCCAACGCGAAGCGCTATCGCCGCGAGCAGCACGTCGCCGAAACGTTGCAGCGCACGTTCCTCAACGACGAGCTGCCGCAGACGGCACGCTTGCAATTCAATGCGATCTATCAGCCCGCGCACGTCGACAGCGCGCTCGGCGGCGACTGGTACGACGCGTTCGTGAGCGATGGACGCATCGTGCTCACGATCGGCGACGTCACCGGCAAGGGCATCGAGGCGGCGCGCCTGATGGTGCAGCTGCGGCAGTGGATTCGTCTCGCCGCGGTCGTCACGATGGATCCGGCCGGAATGTTACGACTGCTCAACCGCGCGATGATCGGCGAGGGCCGTGACGAGCTGGCGACCGCGTTCGTGGCCGTCGTCGACGAGGCAGGGCGCACGATCCGCTACGCGTCCGCGGGACACCCGCCGCCGATCGTCAAGCCGCACGTCGGCGCGCCGTTCCCACTGCCGGCCGCGAGCTGCGTGCCGCTGGGCATCGCGTCCGACAGCGAATACGTTTCCCTCGAGACTCCGCTCGACGAGGTCGCGCTGCTGGTCGGCTATACGGACGGGCTGACCGAGGTCGACCGCGATCCGATCGCCGGCCAGGACGCCGTCGAGGCGCTGCTCGCCGGCGACGAGGCACTGCACGCCGCGAACCCGGCCCGGTTCGTCAATCGTCTGGTCACCTTGCGGCAAGCGCGCGACGACGTCGCGATCCTCTCGATGGCGGTGGGGCGGACGCGCCGCTGGGCGTTCGACGTCAGCGATTCGGCCGCCGCCTACGCGATCAAGCGTGACTTCGTCGCCGCCATTCGCGAGGAGTACGGGCCGTCGGCGAATCTCGAAGCCTGCGAGCTGATCTTCAGCGAGCTGGTCGGCAACGTGTTGCGCTACGCGCCGGGCCGGCTGAGCCTGGCCCTCTCCGTCGACGAGCGCGGCGTGTGGCTCCACGTGATGGACGACGGTGTCGGCTTCGAGGGTCTCCCCTCGCTGCCGGGCGACATCTGGTCGGAATCCGGCCGTGGGCTGTTCCTGGTCGCGGCGCTGGCGGCCGACGTCACCATCCGCCGCTTGCCGGTATTCGGCACCTACGTGAAGGCGCTGCTGCCGAAGCACGCGTAGGCTCCGGCATGAGCATGTCGGGAGTCGTCTCCGAGGGCGAGCGCGACCCGCGCCGCACGGCGCAGGCGTGGTGCGAGGCCTGGAACCGCCGTGACCTCGATGCGGTGATGAGCCACTACGCCGCCGACGTCGTCTTCACGTCGCCCACCGTCGTCACGCGCTGGGGACACGCGGACGGAACGTTGCGCGGCCGCGACGCGCTGCGCGAGCACTTCGCGCGCGGCATCACCGCGCCGAACCTGCGCTTCACGCTGCAGGACGTGCTGCGCGGCGTGGCCGAGACGACGGTCCTCTACCGGCGCGAAACGGGCGCGCTGGTCGCCGACGCCAACGTGTACGACGTGCACGGCCACATCGTGCGCGCCGTCGCGACCTACGGCGAGCCGGATCCGAGCGCGACGCTCGCCGGCGGCCTCGACCATCTCGTGCTCAACTGCACCGACGTCGAGCGCACGATCGCGTTCTACGTCGACGCGCTGGGCGCGGAGCTGGTGCATTTCGGCGAAGGCCGCCGCGCACTGCGCTTCGGCCCGCAGAAGATCAACCTGCATCAGCTGGGCAACCGATGGTCGCCGTTGGCCGCCGTGCCGACCGCCGGCTCGGCCGACTATTGCCTGGTCGCCGCGGTCGGGCCCGACGAGGTGCGGGCGCGGCTCGAAGCCGCCGGGGTGCCGATCGAGCTCGGCCCGGTCCCGAAGACGGGCGCCCGCGGGCCGATCACCTCGCACTACGTGCGCGATCCCGACGGCAACCTGGTCGAGCTGGGCGCCTACGGCTGACCGCCGGCCGCAGGGCTCCGGCCCGCGGGTACGGAACCGGAGTCGGTCCGCGCCCAGGTGGCGGAATTGGTAGACGCGCTAGTTTCAGGTATTAGTGATCGCGAGGTCGTGGGGGTTCGAGTCCCTTCCTGGGCACCAAGACGATGACGCCGGCAACGCCGGCGTTTTTCTTTTCCGGAAGAGTCGGCCGCGGAGCGGTGGAACAGCGCGACGATGCGGACCGCGCGGACGACGCCGGCGACGTTCAGCGACGAGATCCACTGCGCCGACATCCTCGCGCTGGCGGCGACGCTCCCGCGCGGGCACGTCCAGACCGTCGTCACCAGCCCGCCCTACTTTCGCCTGCGCGACTACGGTACGAACGGGCAGCTCGGTTCCGAGACCAGCCCGGACCGGTACGTCGAGCACCTCGTCGAGGTGTTCCGGCGGTTGCGTCCGGCGCTGCGAGACGATGGGACGTTGTGGTTGAACCTCGGCGACGTCTCGACGGACGCGGGGCTGCTCGGGCTGCCGTGGCGCGTCGCGCTCGCGCTCGTCGCCGATGGCTGGCGGCTGATCTCCGACGTCATCTGGCACAAGCCCAACGCGATGCCTTCGTCGAGCACGCGCCGTCCGACGGTCGACCACGAGTACGTGTTTCTGCTCGGCGCGAGCGCGCAATACTACTACGACGCCGACGCGATCCGCGAGCCGCACAAGACGTTCTCGCCGGAGTCGAAGATGCGCGGCGGCCGCGCGCACTTAGAGCCCGGCGGGCGTACGCCGGCGAACGGCAAGTTCGCCGGCCGGCAAGGACTGCACAGCGGCGCCTGGGACACCGCCTTTCATCCCAAGGGGCGCAACAAGCGCACCGTGTGGAGCGTGCCGCTGAGCAAATTCCGCGGCGCGCATTTCGCGGTCTTCCCCGAAGGTCTGATCACACCGTGCATCCTGGCGACGAGCCGGCCCGGCGACCTCGTGCTCGACCCGTTCCTGGGCTCGGGGACGACGGCGCTGGTCGCCAAACGCCTCGGCCGCCGCTACCTCGGCGTCGAGCTCAACGCCGACTACTGCGCGATGGCCGAACGCCGCCTCGCTGCCGACGCAACGGAACGAGCATGAGTCGAGCGAGCCGTCGCGCCTCGCTCGAGGCGCGCCTTGAAGCTCGGGTCGCGGAATTTCGGAGTGTTTTGCTCCGTGCGCTCAAGGCATGTGCCGGCGGCTCGTACGGCATGTTCGGGCAGAACGACCTCGCGGACAAACGGCTCGGCAACGTCGCCCGCCGGTTGACGTCAGCCGACGCGCGCGAGCTCCTCGCCTTGGCTGATGAGATAACGCAGCTCCGCGAAGAGCTCGGTTTTGCAGACCCGGACCCGCTCGTCGGACGCTACCTCGCGTATCGGGCCATGCGCGGCAGCAATGTCCCCGGCGAGCCGAAACTGGCCGCGCAGTTTCTCGCCGAGCTCTCCTAGTGGCCTACGATCCGCCGAAGTGGCTCATGACGACGAGCCATTTGCGCGGCGCTCGAGACGAGCTTTGAGCGCGGGCCACTCGTCGGCGGTGATCGCGTAGCGGGCGGAGTCGCGCGGGGTGAGGTCGACGGCGAGGCGATGCGCGCGCAGGATCCCCTCGAAGCGACCGCCGATGCGTTCGATCGCCGTCCGTGAGGTCGTGTTGCGCGCGTCGGTATGCAGGCAGACGCGCAGCATGTCCCATTCCTCGAAGGCGAGCGTGAGCATCAGCAGCTTCGCTTCGGTGTTGGCGGCGGTGCGGGTCGCGCTGCGCGCGAGCCAGGTGTAGCCGATCTCGCCGACGTCGGGTGTCGCGCGCGCGGCGCGCGGATGATCGGCCGGCCACGCCCAGCGCTCGAGGTCGAAGAAGCGGGTCGAGCCGATCACGATGCCGTCGGCGAGCCGGACCGTCGCGAACGGCGCGGCGGTCCCGGCTGCGCGCCAGGCCGCGGCGGTTTGGACGTAGCGCTCGGCGTCCGCGCGCGTGTGCGGTGTCGGGCTCCAGCGA of Candidatus Sulfotelmatobacter sp. contains these proteins:
- a CDS encoding GNAT family protein codes for the protein MLADALVLTGRHVRLEPLGLQHVDGLLAARAEDPSIYRWSPTPHTRADAERYVQTAAAWRAAGTAAPFATVRLADGIVIGSTRFFDLERWAWPADHPRAARATPDVGEIGYTWLARSATRTAANTEAKLLMLTLAFEEWDMLRVCLHTDARNTTSRTAIERIGGRFEGILRAHRLAVDLTPRDSARYAITADEWPALKARLERRANGSSS
- a CDS encoding DMT family transporter is translated as MSRPLGTLAALFYIFLWASAYVPSKVGVLGSSPLWFLVVRFATAGSLAVLLALALRAPFPRTRRAWLTVVVLGVLGNAIYLGCTYEALRHLASGLGAIVASTNPLVLALVAPWALREPLSVGKVAGLVLGFGGVLAIVLVRAGSGTAEPRDVALAFVGVLASVAATIVYKRWTTALDLRAVTGLQLLAAGVVVLPLAVLTEGAPHAHWSWQLIVSFVYVVLVMSIGASLLWFWLLTHGEASRVSAYYFLTPVFGLALSALLLHEPVYWRDLIGLLAVAAGITLVQRSVPGATRS
- a CDS encoding SpoIIE family protein phosphatase; this encodes MASGLATDAIQRRLAMLVRAGELFHRSLDLDETLSNVAHTAVESFAELCLFDLIDEKTGRLYVSVGAHRDPEIESSLKAMVTPLLQSETRGVHPARYVASTGDSFFVPVFDERTLLEHASSDPHEAFMRLMGYRSKIVVPVVAEEAIFGALTFVRTDCTDPFEVGDLEAAQELGRRAGLAVANAKRYRREQHVAETLQRTFLNDELPQTARLQFNAIYQPAHVDSALGGDWYDAFVSDGRIVLTIGDVTGKGIEAARLMVQLRQWIRLAAVVTMDPAGMLRLLNRAMIGEGRDELATAFVAVVDEAGRTIRYASAGHPPPIVKPHVGAPFPLPAASCVPLGIASDSEYVSLETPLDEVALLVGYTDGLTEVDRDPIAGQDAVEALLAGDEALHAANPARFVNRLVTLRQARDDVAILSMAVGRTRRWAFDVSDSAAAYAIKRDFVAAIREEYGPSANLEACELIFSELVGNVLRYAPGRLSLALSVDERGVWLHVMDDGVGFEGLPSLPGDIWSESGRGLFLVAALAADVTIRRLPVFGTYVKALLPKHA
- a CDS encoding site-specific DNA-methyltransferase, whose protein sequence is MRTARTTPATFSDEIHCADILALAATLPRGHVQTVVTSPPYFRLRDYGTNGQLGSETSPDRYVEHLVEVFRRLRPALRDDGTLWLNLGDVSTDAGLLGLPWRVALALVADGWRLISDVIWHKPNAMPSSSTRRPTVDHEYVFLLGASAQYYYDADAIREPHKTFSPESKMRGGRAHLEPGGRTPANGKFAGRQGLHSGAWDTAFHPKGRNKRTVWSVPLSKFRGAHFAVFPEGLITPCILATSRPGDLVLDPFLGSGTTALVAKRLGRRYLGVELNADYCAMAERRLAADATERA
- a CDS encoding CVNH domain-containing protein; the protein is MKSILTGALAALTLIAASFGPAVAQPYPPGSYQASCTGIHVRNGLLVAHCTAANGAVVRSTIPLGRCGGGPVANNNGRLVCGGGAVGYVPPGSYQQSCQNAHMENGLLVAMCNRAGGGLRRSQIDPRRCRGANIVNSNGRLVCG
- a CDS encoding nuclear transport factor 2 family protein, which gives rise to MSMSGVVSEGERDPRRTAQAWCEAWNRRDLDAVMSHYAADVVFTSPTVVTRWGHADGTLRGRDALREHFARGITAPNLRFTLQDVLRGVAETTVLYRRETGALVADANVYDVHGHIVRAVATYGEPDPSATLAGGLDHLVLNCTDVERTIAFYVDALGAELVHFGEGRRALRFGPQKINLHQLGNRWSPLAAVPTAGSADYCLVAAVGPDEVRARLEAAGVPIELGPVPKTGARGPITSHYVRDPDGNLVELGAYG